A region of Sparus aurata chromosome 8, fSpaAur1.1, whole genome shotgun sequence DNA encodes the following proteins:
- the alpk3a gene encoding alpha-protein kinase 3 isoform X1, translated as MTSRRTMTRTYSGNGRTSSFNEEDGSSSNGRPESRNTYLSNVRPENSYSRYSHYRPTRSTLCSVMAQLTEDIQPSFETTVKSKAVSENCNVKFSCVVSGYPAPELKWYKDDMEMDRYCGLPKYEIRRNGKIHTLHIYNCTLDDAAIYQASASNSKGIVSCSGVLEVGTMNEYKIHQRFFAKLKQKAEKKKSEMEAHTKKDDKENIQKEKRQSSPERPPRKRHIPQPEELSKVKEPEAVEQLGAAAEPNGVSAEVKETVPVTPKDSDLAAKKKLKITNGVDAGVNSGGTSSSNGRSHMMGNGGENCYDGGIGLAQFLAETLQAQTAEEKQNSPRGEKPKETDIPVASASKEKEREKERMRKESEDHEKAREEECEREKRREEELTTDRERESERPVAMSYTVPSTKHGSEVKQHSKAHKDHDHHNIQASISSMLHSVKDFLFGKGKKDSHDYGENKEREFDHLPSQPEMPPSFQLQPEHNQVCKPLAEEVVPMETDEPKQPSETVNIEQQWDLKEYKTAERGEESKGQSVKEAEDGVEAMEVPVGPGVASPGEEMSLSGLQVLTKAESQTVSVVTKVPVHQQVPDCLVVMPQSIHPAAANESSPKEDISVLPQTQTPPEEESSPTATLASLEESWTPPHGVISGSDIHNPGETPTDTLREEEKSGDKIGKDVQPEEAEEGLSFKKLSEEEKAEVKSNKEPHSGINRSEIAELTTSSLEERIELCESKTPDQVLLPLSTVAAYSVESDHVKEEAEHTSLIQEMNIGFPPTAAPESLEEGDLKIQRECASSVLEGSAEGQNISTIQSPNSGFRGSEEKSELKEVLISALENDLDVSSCKKTQEPAILEGESSETRHERLPFEVETEKDPMKVEKLDESKSLSVTQNKKGNDNVLKKHSNVAKPDSGERPQDWPSENIPQIQISTTEDSPDTKPAVADVNPNIQVVIPKIEIMDPELKECTLPLTILSQNKQKSEADVMPKHDATRVSSVTTQDQGKADSHSLLPTQKGMPDDYIKPNAPDVNPNEHFVIPQIAIMEPELKECTLPLTILSQNKQKSEADVMPKHDATRVSSVTTQDQGKADSHSLLPTQKGMPDDYIKPNAPDVNPNEHFVIPQIAIMEPELKECTLPLTILSQNKQKTEADVIPKHDATHVSAVINQDQNKADSQSVLLTQKGMPNDYIKPNAPDVYPNGNFVIPKIEIMEPELKECTLPLTIVPKHDTTHVSVAKIQDQSMADSSSLFPTQKGMQNDYNLSSTGKVKEIVQLNDKTETFERDQARMKSSEQLPQMDFASIPLISVSCTDDKEDGGYVNSHVSDTPQPFETSAVPSFVVPPISVTCHESDSALRQSTQSESETETSAATRRGTKQDVENSMTIKPEKTLSRKQNQEEISEKIIKENTSSMLFEDLAPQVGENGPSFSKTIEDNIVPEILKTKPPKEPKIENSVSVEDPQKNRSSVERLCSKPPAHPSLSPASLRKFMSRSSPDSDTVGDRQSDKVDDDLSGGSTPTSSLSCESSPRLKRRDSLSLIRSATPEELASGARRKIFIPKPKEDVEGGVVGALDTQGKKESPYMSPSQARRATLLQAPTGQNTPPMERRSPLLSRRKVTLEVPKVVAETPTEEPVSTKREEKPAEKKLDPLKAPQVIRKIRGEPFPDASGHLKLWCQFFNVLSDSTIKWFRDEEEILEVKRSGGDESQVALAIVLASSKDCGVYGCSISNEYGTDTTDFLLSEDILSEILLRDDLEVGEEIEMTPLLFNRGLADSGNWGDKYFGRIMTEAANIGEGCAHKTCRVKVIYGLDPIFESGSSCVIKIQNPIPYGTKLESNLAERNIEITKQECKVQNMIREYCKIFAAEARIIENFGCSLEVIPQYLMYRPANSVPYATVEAELKGAFLSYCMMDAKGKLITRTTSEVEQKCSTFQHWIHQWTHGNLLVTRLDGIETKITNVKVVTKSKGYQGLTEYGSPEVFEQFLTHHQCNYYCGLLCLRSLKTMDSLQPTKTKGSRSPLLNRKLGSNSPQLQRKGQSPQMIRKANSSPKVPRKVQETEDNKSGAKPMPAETVDVLEMR; from the exons aATGGAGGCGCACACCAAGAAGGACgataaagaaaacattcagaaagAGAAACGGCAGAGTAGCCCTGAACGTCCACCAAGAAAGCGACACATCCCCCAACCAGAGGAGCTGTCAAAGGTCAAGGAGCCTGAGGCTGTGGAGCAACttggagctgctgcagaaccGAATGGAGTTAGCGCCGAAGTCAAGGAAACTGTCCCTGTGACACCCAAAGACAGTGACCTTGCTGCCAAAAAGAAACTAAAGATCACAAATGGTGTAGACGCTGGAGTTAACAGCGGCGGTACAAGCAGTAGCAATGGCAGAAGCCATATGATGGGGAATGGAGGTGAGAACTGTTATGATGGAGGAATTGGTTTAGCACAATTTCTGGCAGAGACCCTCCAGGCCCAGACtgctgaagaaaaacagaactcACCTCGAGGGGAGAAACCTAAAGAAACTGATATACCTGTCGCAAGTGCCagtaaagagaaagagagagagaaagagaggatgcGAAAAGAGAGTGAAGACCACGAAAAAGCACGAGAGgaagagtgtgagagagagaaaaggagagaagaagaactgACCACAGAtagggagagagaaagtgagaggccAGTGGCGATGTCATACACGGTGCCATCCACAAAACATGGCTCAGAGGTCAAACAACACAGCAAGGCTCATAAGGATCATGACCACCACAACATCCAGGCATCCATCTCCTCTATGCTCCACTCAGTCAAGGACTTCCTCTTCGGTAAGGGTAAGAAGGACTCTCATGATTACGGTGAGAACAAGGAGAGAGAGTTTGACCACTTGCCTTCTCAACCAGAAATGCCACCCTCCTTTCAGCTCCAACCAGAGCATAATCAAGTGTGCAAGCCCCTTGCAGAGGAGGTTGTGCCTATGGAAACAGATGAACCAAAGCAACCTTCAGAAACTGTGAATATAGAACAACAGTGGGACCTAAAAGAATATAAGACAgctgagaggggagaggagtCCAAAGGCCAGAGTGTCAAGGAGGCTGAGGATGGTGTAGAGGCCATGGAGGTGCCTGTTGGGCCAGGGGTCGCAAGTCCAGGTGAAGAAATGTCATTGTCTGGGCTTCAAGTTCTCACTAAG GCTGAATCTCAAACAGTCTCTGTTGTCACCAAGGTTCCTGTTCACCAGCAAGTGCCCGACTGCCTGGTAGTTATGCCACAATCTATTCACCCGGCTGCAGCAAATGAGTCTTCTCCTAAGGAAGATATATCTGTCTTGCCACAAACCCAAACCCCTCCTGAAGAGGAGTCCTCCCCCACAGCCACCCTCGCTAGTTTGGAAGAAAGCTGGACTCCCCCCCACGGTGTTATCTCAGGGTCAGACATTCACAACCCTGGAGAAACACCCACTGACACTttgagagaagaggaaaagagcGGTGATAAGATTGGCAAAGATGTccaaccagaggaagcagaggagggcctttcttttaaaaagttaaGCGAGGAAGAGAAAGCTGAAGTGAAATCAAACAAAGAGCCACACTCAGGTATAAACAGATCTGAGATTGCAGAATTAACGACATCTTCACTGGAAGAGAGAATAGAGCTGTGCGAATCAAAAACGCCGGATCAGGTGCTTTTACCCCTGTCTACCGTGGCTGCGTACAGTGTAGAGAGTGATCATGTAAAAGAAGAAGCTGAACATACTTCTCTGATTCAGGAAATGAATATAGGATTTCCGCCCACTGCCGCCCCGGAGAGTTTAGAGGAGGGTGACCTAAAAATACAGCGAGAATGTGCCTCTTCAGTACTGGAGGGAAGTGCAGAGGGCCAAAACATCAGTACAATACAGAGTCCTAACTCAGGTTTTAGAGGCAGTGAAGAGAAAAGTGAATTGAAAGAGGTATTGATTTCTGCTTTAGAAAACGATTTAGATGTTAGTTcatgcaagaaaacacaagagccGGCAATTTTAGAAGGTGAGAGCAGTGAAACAAGGCATGAGAGACTACCATTTGAAGTGGAGACAGAAAAGGATCCAATGAAAGTGGAGAAGCTTGATGAATCGAAGAGCCTTTCAGtaacacaaaacaagaaaggcaatgacaatgttttaaagaaacacagTAATGTTGCAAAGCCAGACAGCGGTGAGCGACCACAGGATTGGCCTTCAGAGAATATTCCACAAATCCAAATATCTACTACTGAAGACAGCCCAGATACTAAACCAGCTGTGGCAGATGTAAACCCAAATATACAAGTTGTAATCCCAAAAATTGAAATAATGGACCCTGAGCTCAAAGAATGTACTCTACCTCTCACTATTTTGTCACAAAACAAGCAGAAATCAGAGGCTGACGTTATGCCAAAACATGATGCAACTCGAGTGTCATCGGTAACAACTCAAGACCAGGGCAAGGCTGATTCTCATAGTTTGTTGCCCACACAGAAAGGTATGCCAGACGATTATATCAAACCAAATGCACCGGATGTAAATCCCAATGAACATTTTGTAATCCCACAAATTGCAATCATGGAGCCTGAGCTCAAAGAATGTACTCTACCTCTCACTATTTTGTCACAAAACAAGCAGAAATCAGAGGCTGACGTTATGCCAAAACATGATGCAACTCGAGTGTCATCGGTAACAACTCAAGACCAGGGCAAGGCTGATTCTCATAGTTTGTTGCCCACACAGAAAGGTATGCCAGACGATTATATCAAACCAAATGCACCGGATGTAAATCCCAATGAACATTTTGTAATCCCACAAATTGCAATCATGGAGCCTGAGCTCAAAGAATGTACTCTGCCGCTCACTATTttgtcacaaaacaaacaaaagacagaggCTGACGTTATACCAAAACATGATGCAACTCATGTGTCAGCAGTAATAAATCAAGACCAGAACAAAGCTGATTCTCAAAGTGTGTTGCTCACACAGAAAGGTATGCCGAATGATTATATCAAGCCAAATGCACCGGATGTGTACCCCAATGGAAATTTTGTAATCCCAAAAATTGAAATCATGGAGCCTGAGCTCAAAGAGTGCACTCTGCCACTGACTATTGTGCCAAAACATGATACAACTCATGTGTCTGTGGCAAAGATCCAAGACCAGAGCATGGCTGATTCTTCAAGTTTGTTCCCCACACAGAAAGGTATGCAGAATGATTATAACCTGTCATCCACAGGGAAAGTAAAGGAAATTGTGCAATTAAATGACaagacagaaacatttgagCGAGATCAGGCTCGCATGAAAAGCAGTGAACAGCTCCCTCAGATGGACTTTGCATCAATTCCTCTTATAAGTGTTTCATGTACTGATGACAAGGAGGATGGTGGTTATGTAAACAGCCATGTTTCAGATACCCCACAGCCTTTTGAAACATCAGCAGTGCCTTCGTTTGTGGTCCCACCGATCTCTGTCACTTGTCATGAAAGTGATTCTGCCCTCAGACAGTCCACTCAAAGTGAGTCAGAAACTGAAACTTCTGCTGCCACGCGAAGAGGAACAAAGCAGGATGTTGAAAATAGTATGACCATCAAGCCTGAAAAAACTCTAAGCAGAAAACAGAACCAAGAAGAAATTTCAGAAAAGATTATAAAAGAGAACACTTCCTCCATGCTATTTGAAGATTTAGCACCACAGGTTGGTGAGAATGGGCCATCATTCAGTAAAACAATAGAAGATAACATTGTCCCTGAAATCCTGAAGACAAAACCCCCCAAAGAGCCCAAGATAGAGAATTCTGTGTCTGTTGAGGACCctcaaaaaaacagatcatCCGTTGAGAGACTCTGCTCTAAACCTCCGGCACATCCATCACTGAGTCCGGCCAGTCTCCGCAAGTTCATGTCCAGATCTTCCCCAGACTCAGACACTGTGGGTGACCGTCAGAGTGATAAGGTGGATGATGATCTGAGTGGAGGTTCAACACCAACATCATCCCTCTCCTGTGAAAGCAGTCCCCGGCTGAAACGCAGAGACAGTCTGTCACTCATACGCTCTGCCACGCCTGAGGAGTTGGCCTCTGGAGCCCGACGCAAAATCTTCATCCCAAAACCTAAAGAAGATGTTGAGGGAGGAGTGGTTGGTGCACTTGATACTCAAGGCAAGAAAGAGAGCCCCTACATGTCACCCAGCCAGGCTCGCAGAGCCACATTACTACAAGCTCCCACAGGGCAAAATACCCCACCAATGGAGAGACGCTCTCCGCTACTGAGCCGCAGGAAGGTCACCTTGGAGGTGCCAAAAGTCGTGGCGGAGACTCCCACAGAAGAGCCAGTCAGCACCAAACGAGAGGAAAAACCAGCTGAGAAGAAGCTAGACCCTTTGAAAG CTCCGCAGGTCATCCGTAAGATCAGGGGGGAGCCATTCCCAGATGCCTCAGGACACCTGAAGCTGTGGTGCCAGTTCTTCAACGTGCTCAGTGACTCCACTATAAAGTGgttcagagatgaggaggaaaTACTAGAGGTGAAGAGAAG TGGAGGAGATGAAAGCCAAGTAGCTCTGGCTATTGTCCTAGCGTCCAGCAAAGACTGTGGGGTATATGGCTGCTCCATCAGTAATGAATATGGGACTGACACCACTGACTTCCTGCTCAGCGAGGACA TTCTGTCTGAGATATTACTAAGAGATGATCTGGAAG tcGGAGAGGAGATCGAGATGACGCCGCTGTTGTTCAATAGAGGCCTGGCCGACTCTGGCAACTGGGGCGACAAGTACTTTGGTCGCATCATGACCGAAGCGGCGAACATCGGGGAGGGCTGTGCTCACAAAACCTGCAGAGTGAAGGTCATTTACGGCCTTGATCCCATCTTTGAGTCTGGAAGCTCCTGCGTCATCAAAATTCAAAACCCCATCCCCTATGGGACCAAACTGGAGAGCAACCTTGCCGAGAGAAACATAGAGATTACTAAGCAA GAATGCAAAGTCCAAAACATGATTCGGGAATACTGTAAAATCTTTGCTGCCGAAGCAAGAATTATTGAGAACTTTGGCTGTTCACTAGA AGTGATTCCTCAGTATCTGATGTACCGGCCTGCAAACTCTGTGCCATATGCCACCGTGGAGGCTGAACTTAAGGGTGCCTTCCTTAGCTATTGTATGATGGACGCTAAAGGCAAGCTAATTACACGAACCACTTCCGAGGTGGAGCAGAAATGCAGCACCTTCCAGCACTGGATCCATCAGTGGACGCATGGCAATTTGTTGGTCACTCGGCTAGATG GTATTGAAACGAAGATTACAAATGTCAAAGTTGTGACCAAGTCTAAAGG ataCCAAGGACTGACGGAGTATGGCTCTCCTGAAGTATTCGAACAGTTCCTGACACACCATCAGTGCAACTACTACTGTGGACTTCTCTGCCTGAGGTCACTTAAGACTATGGATAGTCTGCAGCCCACCAAGACGAAGGGCTCCAGGAGCCCTCTGCTCAACCGCAAGTTGGGCTCTAACAGCCCACAGCTGCAGCGGAAAGGACAAAGCCCTCAGATGATAAGAAAGGCAAATTCTAGCCCAAAGGTACCCAGAAAAGTTCAGGAGACCGAAGACAATAAATCAGGTGCCAAACCCATGCCTGCAGAAACTGTTGATGTTCTTGAAATGAGGTAG